The proteins below come from a single Egibacteraceae bacterium genomic window:
- a CDS encoding SRPBCC family protein, translating into MGRCHVHVDAPPQVLFDVLCDPASYIVWVVGSKHIRGVDASWPQPGSRIHHVVGWGPLEEHDTTEVLELEPPNRLLLEARAWPFGTADVEVTLTPEGDGTKVVMAETPKQGPAARFHNPLMELGLQARNLWSLRRLARWAEERHRGTPGHTPGPPS; encoded by the coding sequence ATGGGCCGATGTCACGTCCATGTCGACGCCCCACCACAGGTGCTCTTCGACGTGCTGTGCGACCCTGCCTCCTACATCGTGTGGGTGGTGGGCTCCAAGCACATCCGCGGCGTGGACGCGTCCTGGCCACAGCCAGGTTCGCGAATCCACCACGTGGTGGGCTGGGGACCGCTGGAGGAACACGACACCACGGAGGTGCTGGAGCTGGAGCCGCCCAACCGCCTCCTGCTCGAGGCGCGCGCGTGGCCGTTCGGCACCGCCGACGTGGAGGTCACGCTCACCCCCGAGGGCGACGGCACGAAGGTGGTGATGGCCGAGACCCCCAAGCAAGGTCCCGCTGCCCGCTTCCACAACCCGCTCATGGAGCTCGGCCTGCAGGCGCGCAACCTCTGGTCGCTTCGCCGGCTGGCGCGATGGGCCGAGGAACGCCACCGCGGCACGCCCGGCCATACCCCCGGGCCGCCCTCGTGA